The nucleotide sequence TACTTTTACAATAAGTAGTTTATTAAATGAAAATAGAATCTATCAATATCATTCATAGTTTAATAATTTGGCAAAGTTTGCTATTTGCAATTGTATTGATTACTCCTAAATACAATAAAAAAAAAGAAAATAAATTTTTGGCAGGTTTTTTATTCGTATTAGGAGTACATTTTATTTATAATGTACTACTATCTAATAGTTTATATTTAAATGTTTTGCCAAAATATAGCTGTGTTTATGGGTTTCTCTATGGGCCTTTATTATTTTTATATATAAAATCTCATCTACGTAAAAACTTTGTTATAAAATTATTAGAATCACTTCACTCTTTGCCCTTTTTAACAATTGTAATGCTTACCTTATTTGGGGTTGCCATTTGTAATACAGCTAAATTACTAATTGTTCCAGTAATGCTTTTTTATTGCTTTCTTGGTTTTTTTGAAGTTGAAAAGTATAAAAAGGTGATGCTTCAAGTGTCTTCAAATATTAATCATTCGGAAATAAAATGGATTAACACCCTTTTGATTAGTATGGTTATTGTTTTAGTATTAAATCTTGTTCAAATGCAACTAAACCAATTGTCTATTATTGGGTTAACCATAAAATTAGAGCATGTTGTTCAAGTTTGCATATTAATGCTTGTAAACCTTATTATATATCAAGGTTTAAAAAACCCTCTTTTCTTTCAAAAAATTTCAGAAGATGATTTTAATTTGGTTAAAAAAGATAAGCTTATTGCCAAATCCAATAATCAAGTTAATGAGGTCCATACGGTTTTAGCTAACAATCTAGAAATCTACATGAAGAACAAGAAACCATATTTAGATTCTGAATTAGACCTAACTACTTTAGCTCAGTCAATGGATACTCACCCTAAAACTTTATCATTGGTCATAAATCATATTCTGAACAGCTCCTTTTCTGAGTATGTTAATTCCTTTAGAATTAAATCAGCCATAGATTTAATAGAAAATAATTCAGATGACCAATTAACCATTATGGAAGTCATGTATGATGTTGGATTCAATTCTCGATCAGTTTTTAATACAACTTTTAAAAAGAAAACAGGTTATACTCCGACTCAGTATAAACAAAAACTTCTAAGATAATTTTATTATAAATGTGTTCGAGATTACGATTCGCGAACATTAAACAGTTCTTGTGCCCTTAATTTTGCATTGTAATTCATTAAATCAAATACAATGACAATTTTTAAGATTAGTAAGATTCTCGTGCTTTTATTAATAATAAATATGAGCGCTTGCGCACAAGATTCCAAACAAACTGAAATAAAATGGGATACTTGGGGAGTTCCACATATATCCGCTCAAAATGAAGAAGATGCTTATTATGCTTTTGGTTGGGCACAAATGAAAGCACACGGAGATCTTATTTTGCAATCGTATGCAAAAGCCAGAGGACGTTCAGCTGAATATTGGGGAGGTAAGCAAAACCTTGAAAGTGATAAACTAATAAATAGACTTAATATTCCTAATAGAGCTCAACAATGGTATGATGTTCAAAATGAAGACACAAAAAAAATGCTAATAAACTTTGTAGCAGGGATGAATGATTTTTATAAGAACAATCCAAATCAAATAAGCGACAAGCTTAAAGCAGTTTTTCCTTTAAATCATATCGATCCACTGGCACAACTTCAAGTGTCATATCATTTAAGTGTTGGCGCTTTTGCTATGCAGCCACAAGCTTCCCAATGGAAAACGGCAGGGTCAAATGCTTGGGCTATAGGACCTTCAAAATCTGAAACTGGCAATGCGCTATTACTTACTCAACCACATCCACCTTGGTTTCCAGATTATTTGTTTTTTGAGGCTCATTTAATAAGTGAAAACCTAAATATTTATGGAATAGCTTTAGTAGGAAGCCCTAGTATCGCGATGGGATTTAATGAAAATTTAGGATGGGCACTTACATTCAATCAAGCAGATACTATGGATTTAATTGAGTTAGAAATTGAGGATGACAAATATTTAATTGAAGGAAGTTGGAAACCTATTGAGTTAACAGAAAAAATCATAAAAGTAAAAAAGAAAGACAGCATTTCATTTGAAACTATTCAAGTCAAAAAATCAGATTTTGGCTATATAATAGAAGAAAAAAATGGAAAAGCACTCGCTTTAAGACTATCTGGATTTGACCGTCCATTTTTTATGCAACAATTTAATGAGATGGCCAAGGCAAAGAATTTAAATGAATTTAAAACAGCCACAAAAAAACTACAATTACCACTACAAAATATTATTTATGCTGATAAAACAGGAGATATATTCTATTTATACAATGGAATAATCCCAAAACGTCCTGAAGGTAATTTAAATGAATGGTCTAAAATAATTCCATCGAATAAGCTAGGTGCACTAGTAACAGAATATGTGTTATACAGTGATTTGCCAAAATTCACTAATCCAAAATCTGGTTTTGTAGCAAACTCAAATAATGATCCTTGGACAAGTACCTACCCATACGAAATCTTCCCTAAAGATTATGCATCCTATATTACCGATAAACCATTTATGAATTTCGATAATAGAAGCAGAAATTCTCTTAAAATGATTGTTAAAGAAGATAAACTTAGCTTTGATGAAATAGTAAAGCTTCAGTCTTCTACTTACGCTGAATTAACAGATAGAACACTTCCTGAATTAGTGGAATTTGCAGAAACATCTACAGACTCGTTATTAAATAAAGCTGCA is from Pontimicrobium sp. SW4 and encodes:
- a CDS encoding AraC family transcriptional regulator → MLTLFGVAICNTAKLLIVPVMLFYCFLGFFEVEKYKKVMLQVSSNINHSEIKWINTLLISMVIVLVLNLVQMQLNQLSIIGLTIKLEHVVQVCILMLVNLIIYQGLKNPLFFQKISEDDFNLVKKDKLIAKSNNQVNEVHTVLANNLEIYMKNKKPYLDSELDLTTLAQSMDTHPKTLSLVINHILNSSFSEYVNSFRIKSAIDLIENNSDDQLTIMEVMYDVGFNSRSVFNTTFKKKTGYTPTQYKQKLLR
- a CDS encoding penicillin acylase family protein; translated protein: MSACAQDSKQTEIKWDTWGVPHISAQNEEDAYYAFGWAQMKAHGDLILQSYAKARGRSAEYWGGKQNLESDKLINRLNIPNRAQQWYDVQNEDTKKMLINFVAGMNDFYKNNPNQISDKLKAVFPLNHIDPLAQLQVSYHLSVGAFAMQPQASQWKTAGSNAWAIGPSKSETGNALLLTQPHPPWFPDYLFFEAHLISENLNIYGIALVGSPSIAMGFNENLGWALTFNQADTMDLIELEIEDDKYLIEGSWKPIELTEKIIKVKKKDSISFETIQVKKSDFGYIIEEKNGKALALRLSGFDRPFFMQQFNEMAKAKNLNEFKTATKKLQLPLQNIIYADKTGDIFYLYNGIIPKRPEGNLNEWSKIIPSNKLGALVTEYVLYSDLPKFTNPKSGFVANSNNDPWTSTYPYEIFPKDYASYITDKPFMNFDNRSRNSLKMIVKEDKLSFDEIVKLQSSTYAELTDRTLPELVEFAETSTDSLLNKAAAVLKKWDKTLDASSKGSVLYVNWFNSLKKTKVFEVEFTKEDPLNTPNTLTKEAKRLLLKAVEKTKEKYSKLDISWGEVYETNYANKNFKGGLGLSEVGSFNAGFYRPMSKTKYTLLGGSAFTSVVEFSDKIRAKGVLSYGNASQKDSPFNGDQLELLIDGKLRDIWFYPNDIDKHLYLKEIVKN